A DNA window from Brassica napus cultivar Da-Ae unplaced genomic scaffold, Da-Ae ScsIHWf_2746;HRSCAF=3513, whole genome shotgun sequence contains the following coding sequences:
- the LOC111202986 gene encoding uncharacterized protein At4g04775-like has protein sequence MTRNPTYFIVYLSSPSFSHSQKPIMTNNGGVPSRCWCWKGIVTYVSKTEENPYRRFFRCEIGLKRKKEQHLFKWVDEALLDEIQMMHEQQSRMAEEIEDLRSSLKMTVEEAVIEHKKSGDVGLIGSILTFLCLCSKFD, from the exons ATGACTAGAAACCCTACTTATTTCATCGTTTATCTCTCTTCTCCGTCTTTCTCTCATTCTCAAAAACCGATCATGACTAACAATGGAGGGGTTCCTTCCAGATGCTGGTGTTGGAAGGGGATTGTCACATATGTTTCAAAAACGGAGGAGAACCCATACAGAAGATTCTTCCGATGTGAGATTGGTCTGAAG AGAAAGAAAGAGCAACATCTTTTCAAGTGGGTGGACGAGGCTCTGCTTGATGAGATACAAATGATGCATGAGCAACAGTCGAGAATGGCCGAAGAAATTGAAGATTTGAGAAGTTCCTTGAAAATGACAGTAGAGGAAGCAGTTATCGAGCATAAGAAGTCGGGAGATGTAGGACTAATTGGATCCATTCTCACGTTTTTATGTCTTTGTTCTAAATTTGATTGA
- the LOC106413961 gene encoding uncharacterized protein LOC106413961, producing the protein MHIYAYSGVWRSSKTKGWKFLVDEETGGRLLTLDTSKTFDNLRVMVCEDFGTDLNLVNIDLSYLPSDLVIGLDSPHVFITNDRQLKNFLTYVKTKASTRLCVCIRSKVGFNLNEEPAELPNREEVGMSGEVSDDIDGEAELEEKDAKIDESDDENKCEKDMTNGKSVRFSLVDVVKKGQHFTSKAALQATMEICAMKHNFDYKVAKTDRRVWYVRCAYDDCRWRVRAEGLTGSSYFIIKKYVPDHSCAPSSRNHSVRTVSSKTVGSLIKHKYETVKEGPKPNDIIQFMRDDHGVEISYSLAWEAREYAVSVVRGIPEKGYEKVPKYLHMMKEANPGSHTFYETDSDGRFKFLFIAYGQSIRGFYAAIRKVIVVDGTFLKSKYKGVLMVATALDGNSNLYPIASGVVDSENDRSWEWFMRQLKVVIALAKVYPHAHHGICIHHLLNNVVTYFKGKGVAGLVAKASKAYRVADFKKQFTAIFSISPAIGNYLIQADVRKWARCQFPGYRYDVRTNNPAESINSALRSPREFPVIPLLDSIREMMTRWFFKRRALSSKHKQPLTIAVEKKIDRRIEKGKKFQVFPVSDAAFSVGIQAHTLTDDMYTTASWRSIYEESINPISVPEDAWIVPSHVQQAKVLPAETRRAAGRRKKRGYETVEDKIRSSQGTQSSKRLKCSRCGIEGHNRSTCDRAI; encoded by the exons ATGCACATCTATGCCTATTCTGGTGTTTGGAGATCGTCCAAAACAAAAGGGTGGAAGTTTCTTGTTGATGAAGAAACAGGAGGTAGACTACTTACTTTGGACACAAGCAAAACCTTTGACAACCTAAGAGTTATGGTTTGTGAGGACTTTGGAACCGATCTAAACTTGGTCAATATCGACCTGAGTTACTTACCTTCCGATTTGGTTATTGGCCTCGATTCACCACATGTTTTCATCACCAATGATCGACAACTCAAAAATTTTCTTACATATGTGAAGACCAAAGCTTCAACGCGGTTATGTGTGTGTATTCGATCTAAGGTCGGATTTAACTTGAATGAAGAGCCTGCTGAGTTGCCTAACAGAGAGGAAGTGGGTATGTCGGGTGAAGTTTCAGATGATATTGATGGTGAAGCCGAGCTTGAAGAAAAAGATGCGAAGATAGATGAAAGTGATGACGAAAACAAGTGTGAGAAAGATATGACCAACGGAAAGTCTGTCCGTTTTTCTCTGGTTGATGTTGTGAAGAAGGGTCAACATTTTACTAGCAAAGCAGCTTTGCAGgcaacaatggaaatatgcgcAATGAAACATAATTTCGACTACAAGGTTGCCAAAACAGATAGAAGAGTTTGGTACGTTCGTTGCGCGTATGATGATTGCCGCTGGCGTGTTCGCGCAGAGGGATTAACaggttcttcatattttatcatcaaaaagTATGTGCCTGATCATTCATGTGCTCCATCATCAAGGAACCACTCTGTTCGGACCGTTTCATCAAAAACAGTTGGTAGTCTCATTAAGCATAAGTACGAAACTGTCAAGGAAGGGCCGAAACCTAATGATATTATCCAGTTTATGCGTGATGATCATGGAGTTGAGATATCCTACTCTTTAGCTTGGGAGGCACGTGAGTATGCAGTAAGTGTTGTGAGAGGCATTCCAGAGAAGGGTTATGAAAAAGTTCCCAAATACTTGCACATGATGAAGGAAGCTAATCCAGGATCACACACATTTTATGAAACTGATAGCGATGGGAGATTCAAATTCCTCTTCATCGCATATGGTCAGTCTATTCGCGGTTTTTATGCTGCCATTCGGAAAGTTATTGTTGTGGATGGGACTTTCTTGAAGAGCAAATACAAAGGAGTATTAATGGTTGCTACTGCTTTGGATGGAAACTCGAACCTATATCCTATTGCATCTGGAGTTGTCGACTCAGAGAATGACCGCTCGTGGGAATGGTTTATGAGACAACTTAAGGTTGTCATTG CTCTTGCAAAAGTGTATCCGCATGCTCATCATGGAATTTGCATTCACCACTTGCTGAACAATGTTGTTACATATTTCAAGGGTAAAGGTGTCGCTGGTTTGGTGGCAAAGGCTTCTAAAGCTTACCGAGTTGCTGATTTTAAGAAGCAATTCACTGCTATTTTCTCAATTAGTCCTGCAATTGGAAACTATCTGATACAAGCTGATGTGAGAAAGTGGGCTCGTTGTCAATTTCCGGGTTACAGGTACGATGTTAGGACCAATAACCCTGCTGAATCAATAAATTCTGCTTTGCGTTCGCCAAGAGAGTTTCCAGTTATACCCTTGTTGGACAGCATAAGGGAAATGATGACTCGATGGTTTTTCAAACGTAGAGCTTTAAGTTCAAAGCATAAACAGCCACTGACCATTGCTGTAGAGAAGAAGATTGATCGAAGGATTGAGAAGGGTAAGAAGTTTCAGGTTTTCCCAGTTAGCGATGCAG CTTTCAGCGTAGGCATACAAGCACACACACTCACTGACGACATGTACACCACTGCTTCATGGAGATCGATTTATGAGGAAAGCATAAATCCTATAAGTGTCCCGGAAGATGCATGGATTGTCCCATCTCACGTACAGCAAGCGAAAGTCCTCCCTGCAGAAACTAGAAGAGCTGCAGGTCGGAGAAAGAAACGTGGGTACGAGACAGTTGAAGACAAGATCCGCTCGTCACAAGGAACTCAAAGCTCTAAACGTCTTAAATGCAGTCGATGTGGTATTGAAGGTCACAACCGCTCCACATGTGATAGAGCAATATAG